One genomic region from Shewanella aestuarii encodes:
- a CDS encoding ATP-binding protein, producing MQLIANLKNRLFTRMFVTSLSIIALVGFGFAWLVIQLNAQSQYNQATANLISELPVIAAEFQESNLVPITQAQDNDNIETSYIMATCDNQFNSLWRSTLAKQSALDNICENYRQSLDGNKAYYLSFHNDQTYLVYKLSTLIDQKSFHLLILKDAQKIKQNLKKFKRLTYFRLAMVLGGAIFLLISAAYWGLLPLKRLKQELLKLKQGKQQQFSNNYPIELQEITQALNQLVDQNEQRQARYQNAMNDLAHSLKTRLAASVAIIDDKQLTANEKQLQILSQIEDMDHLVKYQLKRAMMGRQGLLHEQTDIKPIIDQIVQLLSKLYQHKHIHFMVNCPNTLLVPISKADLMELCGNIIENAAKFCISSINITASTTADMFNLTVDDDGPGIDETYRQKVIQRGVRVDTQYSGQGIGLAVCHELVTSYSGTLEIQTSTLQGASIIIAIPLASN from the coding sequence ATGCAATTAATCGCTAACCTCAAAAATCGGTTATTTACCCGAATGTTTGTTACCTCACTTAGCATTATCGCATTAGTGGGATTTGGATTTGCATGGTTAGTAATACAGCTCAACGCTCAAAGCCAATATAATCAAGCAACAGCTAACTTAATTAGCGAGCTACCCGTAATCGCCGCTGAGTTTCAAGAGAGTAATTTAGTGCCCATCACTCAGGCACAAGACAACGATAATATTGAAACCAGCTATATTATGGCCACCTGTGACAACCAATTTAATAGCTTATGGCGCTCAACCTTAGCCAAACAAAGTGCATTAGATAACATTTGTGAAAACTATCGACAGTCACTTGATGGCAACAAAGCGTACTATTTAAGTTTTCACAATGATCAAACATATCTTGTTTATAAACTGAGTACCCTTATTGATCAAAAAAGCTTTCATTTATTAATATTAAAAGATGCGCAAAAAATTAAACAAAACCTAAAAAAGTTCAAAAGATTAACCTACTTTAGACTTGCGATGGTACTTGGTGGTGCAATATTTTTACTCATTAGCGCTGCTTATTGGGGATTATTGCCACTTAAACGCTTAAAACAAGAACTGCTAAAATTAAAACAAGGAAAACAGCAGCAATTTTCCAATAACTATCCTATTGAGCTGCAAGAGATAACCCAAGCACTCAACCAACTTGTAGATCAAAATGAACAGCGCCAAGCGCGCTATCAAAATGCCATGAACGACCTCGCACACAGTTTAAAAACGAGACTCGCAGCCAGCGTCGCAATTATTGATGATAAACAACTGACAGCCAATGAAAAACAGCTACAAATTTTAAGCCAAATTGAAGATATGGATCACTTGGTTAAATACCAATTAAAACGAGCCATGATGGGACGCCAAGGTTTACTTCATGAGCAGACAGATATAAAGCCTATTATTGATCAAATTGTACAGTTGCTTAGTAAGCTCTATCAGCACAAACATATTCATTTTATGGTTAATTGCCCAAATACGTTATTAGTGCCTATCAGTAAGGCAGATTTGATGGAGCTATGTGGCAATATTATTGAAAATGCTGCAAAATTTTGTATTAGCTCAATTAACATAACGGCTTCAACTACCGCAGATATGTTTAATTTAACAGTTGATGATGATGGTCCCGGAATTGATGAAACGTACCGCCAAAAAGTAATTCAACGCGGGGTAAGAGTTGATACTCAATATTCAGGTCAGGGAATTGGTTTAGCGGTATGCCATGAACTCGTCACCAGTTACTCAGGCACCCTTGAAATACAGACCAGCACCTTACAAGGTGCATCAATTATTATTGCAATACCATTAGCATCAAACTAA
- a CDS encoding response regulator: protein MRILVIEDDPILSHHLNVQLSERGNQVQIANTAKEGFYQATNYPIDIAIVDLGLPDQDGISLIKSLRLAKLTAPILILTARINWQDKVEGLNAGADDYLVKPFQKEELIARLDALVRRSAGFVKPIISCETLALDLSSKQVTINQQPFEITAFEYQILEYLMRHFHEVISKQQLLDVVYGDKEGDPNTIEVMVSRLRKKLAAGGIEDAIMTIRGQGYKFNLLCN from the coding sequence ATGCGAATATTGGTAATTGAAGATGACCCCATTTTATCCCATCATCTAAATGTACAATTATCTGAACGAGGTAACCAAGTTCAGATAGCCAATACAGCTAAAGAAGGCTTTTACCAAGCAACTAACTACCCTATCGATATCGCGATCGTCGATTTAGGCCTGCCTGATCAGGACGGCATCAGCCTGATAAAATCATTACGCTTAGCAAAACTTACTGCGCCGATTTTGATTTTAACAGCCCGTATTAATTGGCAAGATAAAGTTGAGGGGCTTAATGCTGGTGCTGATGACTACTTAGTTAAACCGTTTCAAAAAGAAGAGCTAATAGCTAGACTAGATGCCTTAGTTCGTCGCAGCGCAGGCTTTGTTAAACCCATTATCAGCTGCGAAACCTTAGCGTTAGACTTATCAAGTAAACAAGTCACTATCAATCAACAGCCATTTGAGATAACGGCATTTGAATATCAAATTTTAGAATATTTAATGCGCCATTTTCATGAGGTGATCAGCAAACAACAACTACTTGACGTAGTATATGGCGATAAGGAAGGCGACCCAAATACCATTGAAGTAATGGTCAGTCGCTTACGTAAAAAATTAGCCGCCGGCGGTATTGAAGATGCGATAATGACAATTCGTGGGCAAGGTTATAAATTTAACTTACTATGCAATTAA
- the astB gene encoding N-succinylarginine dihydrolase: protein MKQFEANFDGLVGPTHNYAGLSFGNVASYSNAAQASNPKAAAKQGLQKAKALADLGMIQGMLAPQERPDLYTLRRIGFSGTDAEVLQKASQQAPALLNACCSASSMWTANAATVSPSADTRDGKVHFTPANLVDKLHRSIEPITTGNILKATFNNERYFKHHQHLPEHASFGDEGAANHTRLCADYGQAGVELFVYGQSATNPNAPKPAKYPARQTLEASQAIARLHQLEDESCVFIQQNPDVIDQGVFHNDVISVGNQNVLFYHEQAFIDTETKFAEIRNKMNTEVHFIKVATEQVSIDDAVRSYLFNTQIITLPNGEMAIVAPTNCQENPAVFAYLNELVTLGTPIKQVHYFDVKQSMQNGGGPACLRLRVAMNEQEIAAVNQHTLMNDALFNRLNLWVDKHYRDTLTVADLADPQLIIESRTALDELTQILKLGSVYQFQK from the coding sequence ATGAAGCAATTTGAAGCAAACTTTGATGGGTTAGTAGGACCAACACATAATTATGCCGGATTATCTTTTGGAAATGTGGCCTCTTACTCGAATGCAGCACAAGCCTCAAACCCTAAGGCAGCAGCTAAACAAGGTTTACAAAAAGCCAAAGCACTTGCTGACTTAGGTATGATACAAGGTATGCTTGCCCCTCAAGAGCGACCAGACCTTTATACACTACGCCGAATTGGTTTTAGCGGAACAGATGCTGAAGTTTTGCAAAAAGCCTCTCAGCAAGCGCCTGCTTTGCTCAATGCATGTTGCAGCGCATCTAGTATGTGGACAGCAAATGCCGCCACAGTATCACCTTCTGCTGATACCCGCGATGGCAAAGTGCATTTTACCCCAGCCAATTTAGTGGACAAATTACATCGAAGTATCGAGCCTATCACTACAGGTAATATTTTAAAGGCCACGTTTAATAATGAACGTTACTTTAAACATCATCAACATTTACCAGAACATGCTAGCTTTGGAGATGAAGGCGCCGCCAATCACACTCGTCTGTGTGCAGATTATGGCCAAGCTGGGGTTGAGTTATTTGTTTATGGTCAAAGTGCAACTAACCCTAACGCTCCAAAACCTGCAAAATATCCCGCCCGTCAAACATTAGAAGCATCTCAAGCAATTGCCCGCTTGCATCAACTAGAAGATGAAAGCTGTGTTTTCATTCAGCAAAATCCAGATGTGATCGATCAAGGGGTATTTCATAACGATGTTATCTCTGTCGGCAACCAGAATGTATTGTTTTATCATGAGCAAGCTTTTATCGATACCGAGACAAAATTTGCAGAAATTCGCAATAAAATGAATACAGAGGTGCATTTTATAAAAGTAGCAACTGAACAAGTTTCTATCGATGATGCTGTGCGCAGTTACTTATTTAATACCCAAATCATTACCTTGCCTAATGGTGAAATGGCCATTGTTGCGCCAACTAATTGTCAAGAAAATCCGGCCGTCTTTGCTTATTTAAATGAATTAGTCACTTTAGGTACCCCCATTAAGCAAGTCCATTACTTTGACGTAAAACAAAGCATGCAAAATGGCGGAGGGCCTGCATGTTTGCGTTTGCGCGTAGCAATGAACGAGCAGGAAATTGCCGCCGTCAATCAACACACCTTAATGAATGATGCTTTATTTAACCGACTGAATCTTTGGGTTGATAAGCACTATCGAGATACTTTAACGGTTGCAGACCTTGCTGATCCGCAATTAATTATTGAATCACGCACAGCTTTAGATGAGTTAACCCAAATATTGAAATTGGGCAGTGTTTACCAGTTCCAAAAATAG
- the topA gene encoding type I DNA topoisomerase, giving the protein MGKSLVIVESPAKAKTINKYLGKEFIVKSSVGHIRDLPTSSSSDGTPPAKTAAEVRKMSPEEKAKYKQARDKQALVARMGINPEKGWAAKYQVLPGKEKVVKELKALAESADQIYLATDLDREGEAIAWHLQEIIGGDASRYQRVVFNEITKTAIQDAFSKPATLDTNMVNAQQARRFLDRVVGFMVSPLLWKKVARGLSAGRVQSVATRLVVEREGEIKAFVPEEFWDIHAELNTSKAEKLKMQVAKFQSAAFEPINEAQAQLAVDALKGASYTVSNREDKATSSKPSAPFITSTLQQAASTRLGFGVKKTMMMAQRLYEAGHITYMRTDSTNLSQEALDSVREMIANEFGAKYLPADPIRYGSKEGAQEAHEAIRPSNVAVQSANLSDMERDAQRLYELIWRQFVACQMTPAQYDATRLTVTAGDYELKASGRTLRFDGWTRVQPPMSKKNEDDSTLPVVEIGDKLTLDQLLPKQHFTKPPARYSEASLVKELEKRGIGRPSTYATIISTIQDRGYVRVDNRRFFAEKMGEIVSERLVESFKDLMSYDFTASMEQTLDDVAHGKLDWKKVLDGFYGDFTKQLLLAELDPSEGGMRLNDPVLTDIECPTCGRKMGIRTGSTGVFLGCSGYALPPKERCKTTLNLTSGDEAISDTEDGETDALRAKHRCGKCGTAMDSYLIDEARKLHVCGNNPSCDGYEIEQGQFKIKGYDGPIIECDRCGHDMELKNGRFGKYFGCTNSECKNTRKLLKNGEAAPPKEDPIFLPELKCTKSDAHFVLRDGAAGIFLAASTFPKSRETRAPLVEELVKYKDLLWDKYAYLADAPTEDDDGNKSVVKFSRKTKEQYVASEIDGKATGWSAKFVGGKWVTESPKTAKKTTKKATKKS; this is encoded by the coding sequence ATGGGTAAATCGCTAGTTATTGTCGAATCGCCGGCCAAAGCCAAGACAATTAATAAATATCTTGGTAAAGAATTCATCGTTAAGTCGAGTGTTGGTCACATCCGTGATTTGCCGACTTCTTCCTCTTCTGATGGGACACCACCAGCCAAAACTGCTGCTGAAGTGAGAAAAATGTCCCCAGAAGAAAAAGCTAAATATAAGCAGGCTAGGGATAAACAAGCGCTTGTAGCCCGAATGGGAATTAACCCTGAAAAGGGGTGGGCAGCCAAATATCAGGTATTGCCCGGAAAAGAAAAAGTTGTCAAAGAATTGAAAGCCCTTGCAGAGTCAGCTGACCAAATCTATCTCGCAACCGATTTGGACCGTGAAGGGGAAGCCATTGCCTGGCATTTACAGGAAATTATTGGTGGTGATGCTTCACGGTATCAACGAGTGGTATTTAACGAAATTACCAAAACTGCGATTCAAGATGCATTTAGTAAACCTGCTACTCTAGATACCAATATGGTTAATGCGCAACAAGCGCGTCGATTCCTTGACCGTGTTGTTGGTTTCATGGTGTCACCACTGTTGTGGAAAAAAGTGGCTCGTGGTTTATCTGCTGGTCGTGTGCAATCTGTTGCCACACGTTTAGTCGTTGAACGCGAGGGTGAAATTAAGGCATTTGTTCCCGAAGAGTTTTGGGATATCCATGCCGAATTAAATACCAGCAAAGCTGAAAAGCTAAAAATGCAGGTGGCTAAATTTCAGTCAGCGGCGTTTGAGCCAATTAATGAAGCTCAAGCCCAACTGGCTGTTGATGCATTAAAAGGTGCGTCTTACACAGTTAGTAATCGTGAAGATAAAGCTACCTCAAGTAAGCCATCGGCGCCTTTTATCACCTCAACATTACAGCAAGCGGCAAGTACCCGTTTGGGTTTTGGTGTTAAAAAAACCATGATGATGGCTCAGCGCCTTTATGAAGCTGGCCACATTACTTATATGCGTACCGACTCAACTAACTTGAGCCAAGAAGCATTAGACAGCGTTCGTGAAATGATTGCGAACGAATTTGGTGCCAAATATCTACCTGCTGATCCTATTCGTTATGGCAGCAAAGAGGGAGCTCAGGAAGCGCATGAAGCCATTCGTCCATCTAATGTGGCTGTGCAATCTGCAAATTTGTCTGACATGGAGCGTGATGCGCAGCGTTTGTATGAGCTAATTTGGCGTCAATTTGTTGCTTGTCAGATGACGCCAGCTCAATATGATGCGACACGTTTAACGGTAACGGCGGGTGACTATGAGCTAAAAGCCAGTGGCCGTACATTGCGATTTGATGGTTGGACACGCGTTCAGCCACCAATGAGCAAGAAAAATGAAGATGATAGCACACTCCCAGTTGTTGAAATTGGCGATAAGTTAACACTCGATCAACTTTTACCCAAACAGCACTTTACCAAGCCTCCTGCACGGTACAGTGAAGCATCATTAGTTAAAGAACTGGAAAAACGTGGTATTGGCCGCCCATCAACTTATGCAACCATTATTTCAACCATTCAAGACCGTGGATATGTGCGTGTTGATAATCGCCGTTTCTTTGCTGAAAAAATGGGCGAGATTGTCAGCGAGCGTTTAGTCGAAAGCTTTAAAGATCTCATGAGCTATGATTTCACCGCTAGCATGGAGCAAACTCTCGATGATGTTGCCCATGGCAAACTTGATTGGAAAAAAGTGCTTGATGGTTTCTATGGTGATTTTACCAAGCAGTTATTATTAGCAGAGCTTGATCCATCAGAAGGCGGAATGCGTCTAAATGATCCCGTACTAACTGATATTGAATGCCCAACATGTGGTCGCAAAATGGGTATTCGTACTGGCTCAACAGGGGTGTTCTTAGGCTGTTCAGGTTATGCCTTGCCGCCTAAAGAGCGTTGTAAAACCACACTAAACCTCACATCTGGTGATGAAGCTATTAGCGATACTGAAGATGGCGAGACCGATGCCTTACGTGCTAAGCATCGCTGTGGTAAATGTGGTACCGCCATGGATAGCTACTTAATCGATGAGGCGCGTAAATTACATGTTTGCGGTAACAACCCAAGCTGTGATGGTTACGAAATCGAGCAAGGTCAATTTAAGATTAAGGGTTATGACGGCCCAATTATCGAATGCGATCGTTGCGGCCATGACATGGAACTTAAAAACGGCCGTTTTGGTAAGTATTTTGGTTGTACTAATAGCGAGTGTAAAAACACCCGTAAGCTGTTAAAAAATGGCGAAGCTGCGCCACCAAAAGAAGATCCTATCTTTTTGCCTGAGCTAAAATGTACCAAGTCAGATGCACACTTTGTGTTACGTGATGGTGCAGCAGGGATATTCCTTGCCGCAAGTACCTTCCCTAAGTCTCGCGAAACTCGCGCGCCGTTAGTTGAAGAGCTGGTGAAATATAAAGACTTACTTTGGGATAAGTATGCTTATTTAGCTGATGCGCCAACTGAAGATGATGACGGTAATAAATCCGTGGTTAAATTTAGTCGCAAAACTAAAGAGCAGTATGTTGCCAGTGAAATTGACGGCAAAGCGACCGGTTGGTCTGCCAAGTTTGTAGGTGGCAAGTGGGTTACAGAGTCACCTAAAACAGCAAAAAAAACCACTAAAAAAGCCACTAAGAAGTCGTAA
- a CDS encoding dicarboxylate/amino acid:cation symporter, which produces MSDKKQLGLTSKILIGMAAGVLLGLLLRNTFPENLFIKDYITDGLFHVIGAIFISSLKMLVVPLVFVSLVCGTSSLSDPSKLGRLGGKTIAFYLFTTAIALTVAILAAVVVHPGSASLASSTMEFSVKEAPSLAEVIINIVPDNPVQAMTQGNMLQIILFAVIFGFAISHIGERGERIALFFNDLNEIIMRVVTLVMQLAPYGVFALMAKLSLTLGLETFGSVVKYFFLVVAVLLVQALVVYPALLKIFSGLSPLMFLRKIRDVQLFAFSTASSNATLPVTIETAEHRMGVDNKIASFTLPLGATINMDGTAIMQGVATVFIAQVFGIELSLTDYAMVVVTATLASIGTAGVPGVGLIMLAMVLNQVGLPVEGIALIIGVDRLLDMIRTAVNVTGDTVATVVIAKSEGAFDETTFNNSQAGKAARSFEEQVRNAKI; this is translated from the coding sequence GTGAGTGATAAAAAACAGCTCGGGCTTACGAGTAAAATTTTGATAGGTATGGCCGCAGGCGTGTTACTTGGTCTGTTGTTAAGAAATACCTTTCCTGAAAATTTATTTATCAAAGATTACATTACTGACGGATTATTCCATGTAATTGGTGCTATTTTCATCTCAAGTTTAAAGATGCTTGTTGTACCATTAGTGTTTGTCTCTTTGGTATGTGGAACAAGTTCATTAAGCGACCCATCAAAGTTAGGGCGTTTAGGCGGTAAAACTATTGCTTTCTACTTATTCACCACTGCGATTGCTTTAACCGTTGCTATTCTTGCCGCCGTTGTGGTTCATCCAGGAAGCGCTAGCCTCGCATCATCAACTATGGAGTTCAGCGTAAAAGAGGCTCCAAGCCTTGCTGAAGTGATCATTAACATAGTGCCTGATAATCCGGTACAAGCAATGACCCAAGGCAATATGCTGCAAATCATTTTATTTGCTGTCATCTTTGGTTTTGCTATTTCACACATCGGTGAACGCGGCGAGCGCATTGCACTTTTCTTTAATGATTTAAATGAAATCATTATGCGTGTTGTTACTTTGGTAATGCAACTTGCGCCATATGGTGTGTTCGCGTTAATGGCCAAGTTAAGTTTAACTTTAGGGCTTGAAACTTTCGGCAGTGTGGTTAAATACTTCTTCCTTGTGGTGGCAGTATTATTGGTGCAAGCACTAGTCGTATACCCAGCCTTACTAAAAATATTTTCAGGTTTAAGCCCGTTAATGTTCTTACGCAAAATTCGTGATGTACAATTATTTGCCTTTAGCACTGCAAGTTCTAACGCAACGTTACCTGTCACGATTGAAACCGCTGAGCATCGCATGGGGGTTGATAATAAAATTGCCTCGTTCACCCTACCATTAGGGGCAACCATCAATATGGATGGTACTGCTATTATGCAAGGTGTCGCGACAGTATTTATTGCCCAAGTATTTGGTATCGAGTTGAGTCTGACTGATTATGCAATGGTTGTTGTTACTGCAACATTAGCCTCAATTGGTACTGCTGGTGTACCAGGTGTGGGTCTGATTATGCTAGCAATGGTATTAAACCAAGTTGGCCTACCTGTTGAAGGCATTGCTTTAATCATTGGTGTTGACCGCTTACTGGATATGATCAGAACGGCAGTCAACGTCACTGGCGATACCGTGGCTACCGTTGTAATTGCAAAATCTGAAGGCGCATTTGACGAAACAACCTTTAATAACTCTCAAGCAGGTAAAGCTGCTAGAAGTTTTGAAGAACAAGTACGTAACGCCAAGATATAA
- a CDS encoding Ig-like domain-containing protein yields the protein MRSAIKVYLALICSFILFACGGGGSISEDGGGVTPPPVTISVSLSVDNTQVSVAEPATLTATVIDSNGNAISTLVTFELNDDSYGTFSPATGQVATNSDGVATVTLNTASINTGATVTATTSTGESAFINLTMVGDGGEAGGGAQVSLVLTDLSGEVVQTISTLSPGKLTATVTGINKPTIVAFESDIGDLPIKTAVTNAQGKATVDIYAGSALGAGEVRAILPTNEVGKTIVVVGATNVVMGSGTGENFEAGKAEVSTTDLSAGGTATITVRIQDDQGNPFTQPVDVNFSSTCATKNPAQAEISSPVSSSNGIATSTYLAQGCVGEDQINVTANAGGISLSAVGTINVLQADVGSISFVSAQPENIGILGTGGVESSTVKFKVLDKNGNPVSNQEVSFSLNTSVGGVAITPILATTNNQGIVQTVVTSGTVATSLRVTATVENGAVPAITSQSKQLIISTGIPDQDSFSLSAEVLNAEGWNRDGTTVVVTARMADAFNNPVPDGTTVSFTTEGGSIEDACQTVKGACSVTWTSQLPRPEGEVIIDGTGLMNRNPDSALSYDPALNVYGNIYGQKYGGRATITATAIGEESFPDLNGNGRFDASEVSEFLNGRDVTGQAFDLNDAFNDYNEDGIFNPQQTGGQNGGALEELIDFNSNGVFDTKDGLYNGVLCSTPAHAGCADGVSDSKSIYVRRSLVMVMSGSKAFATAPDDIIINDRDGIHLGGNITIVGKGAASVYFTISDLHNQQMPAGTIVRFKTTAGSVVSDSEYVWPSTNYNGGQDFGVTLKGEDEPNTGVFFVEVETPSGVTTQVVSIGVTIL from the coding sequence ATGAGGTCAGCAATTAAAGTTTATTTAGCGTTAATTTGTTCGTTCATACTCTTCGCTTGTGGTGGTGGGGGAAGTATTTCTGAAGACGGTGGCGGGGTAACTCCTCCACCAGTAACTATTTCTGTATCTTTATCAGTGGATAATACCCAGGTCTCCGTTGCTGAGCCTGCTACCTTAACGGCAACTGTTATTGATTCAAATGGTAATGCCATAAGCACTTTAGTTACTTTTGAGTTGAACGATGATTCATACGGCACTTTTTCTCCAGCAACGGGGCAGGTAGCAACCAACTCTGATGGGGTTGCGACTGTTACGTTAAATACTGCATCAATTAATACTGGTGCAACGGTAACTGCAACTACCTCAACAGGTGAATCAGCATTCATTAATTTAACTATGGTCGGTGATGGCGGAGAAGCTGGCGGTGGGGCTCAGGTATCTTTGGTATTAACCGACTTGTCAGGTGAAGTGGTACAAACGATTAGCACTTTATCTCCTGGTAAGTTAACTGCAACAGTAACAGGTATTAACAAACCCACTATTGTGGCATTTGAAAGTGATATTGGTGATTTACCGATTAAAACAGCCGTAACAAATGCACAAGGCAAAGCAACTGTCGATATCTATGCAGGAAGTGCTCTGGGTGCTGGTGAGGTGCGTGCTATTTTACCAACCAATGAAGTAGGTAAAACTATTGTTGTGGTTGGCGCGACGAATGTTGTGATGGGCAGTGGCACAGGGGAAAATTTCGAAGCGGGTAAAGCGGAAGTTAGTACGACAGATTTATCTGCTGGCGGCACCGCAACCATTACTGTCCGTATTCAAGATGATCAAGGTAACCCATTTACTCAACCCGTAGATGTTAATTTTTCATCCACTTGTGCGACTAAAAATCCAGCCCAAGCTGAGATTAGCTCACCTGTTTCATCAAGTAATGGTATTGCGACATCCACCTATTTAGCTCAAGGCTGTGTGGGCGAAGACCAAATTAATGTGACGGCCAATGCCGGTGGTATTAGCCTATCCGCGGTAGGAACTATAAATGTGCTGCAAGCGGATGTGGGAAGTATTTCTTTTGTGTCTGCACAGCCTGAAAACATTGGTATTTTAGGAACAGGCGGTGTTGAGTCATCAACTGTCAAATTTAAAGTGCTTGATAAAAATGGTAATCCAGTCAGTAATCAGGAAGTGTCGTTTTCATTAAATACCTCAGTCGGTGGTGTGGCAATTACGCCTATATTGGCAACCACCAACAACCAAGGTATTGTGCAAACCGTAGTTACTTCTGGCACAGTAGCGACTTCGCTTCGTGTTACTGCAACTGTTGAAAATGGTGCCGTTCCTGCAATTACAAGTCAATCAAAACAGTTGATAATTTCTACCGGTATTCCTGATCAAGATAGTTTCTCGTTATCTGCTGAAGTATTAAATGCTGAGGGTTGGAATCGAGACGGCACTACTGTTGTTGTGACTGCTCGCATGGCAGATGCTTTCAATAACCCAGTACCTGATGGAACAACGGTTTCATTCACCACTGAAGGTGGTTCGATTGAAGATGCATGTCAAACTGTAAAAGGTGCTTGTTCAGTCACTTGGACAAGTCAATTACCTCGTCCAGAAGGTGAAGTAATTATTGATGGTACAGGTCTAATGAATCGCAACCCAGATTCTGCGTTGTCTTATGATCCTGCTTTAAATGTGTATGGCAATATATATGGCCAAAAATATGGTGGACGAGCTACGATTACTGCTACCGCAATCGGTGAAGAGTCTTTCCCTGATTTAAATGGTAATGGACGTTTCGATGCCAGTGAAGTGTCAGAGTTTTTAAATGGTAGAGATGTAACCGGTCAAGCATTTGATTTGAATGATGCTTTTAATGATTATAATGAAGATGGCATATTTAATCCTCAACAAACCGGTGGTCAAAATGGTGGGGCATTAGAAGAGTTAATTGATTTTAATTCTAATGGTGTATTTGATACTAAAGACGGCTTGTACAATGGCGTACTTTGTTCAACTCCTGCTCATGCTGGCTGTGCTGATGGCGTAAGCGATTCTAAGTCTATTTATGTCCGTCGAAGTTTAGTCATGGTTATGTCTGGTAGCAAAGCATTTGCAACAGCACCAGACGACATTATTATAAACGACCGTGACGGTATTCATTTAGGTGGTAATATCACTATTGTTGGAAAAGGTGCGGCATCGGTTTACTTCACTATTTCAGATTTACATAATCAACAAATGCCAGCAGGTACAATCGTTCGCTTTAAAACAACAGCTGGTTCTGTGGTAAGTGACAGTGAATACGTTTGGCCTAGCACCAACTACAATGGTGGCCAAGACTTCGGGGTAACACTAAAAGGTGAAGATGAACCCAATACGGGAGTATTTTTTGTTGAAGTTGAAACTCCAAGTGGGGTGACCACGCAAGTTGTGTCGATTGGTGTGACTATTCTTTAA
- a CDS encoding LysE family translocator: MDLTLLASLAVIHTIALISPGPDFAIIVKMATQQSRQTALACAVGISLAILIHTLLSLLGISLMIKQSPVAYTLVQFIGVSYLAWMGFHALKSACIHFLNNTPINQTTTTNDVATKTELHNQNMSHFAGFKIGLLTNLLNPKALIFFITLFTVLITPEVDAYTKAAAASILFSLSILWFSLLALVLSKPKIQQQLLKATNIIDALVGIIFLSVSITIFVGLIKSLI, from the coding sequence ATGGATTTGACCCTTCTAGCCAGCCTTGCCGTTATACATACCATTGCGCTTATTAGCCCCGGACCCGATTTTGCTATTATAGTCAAAATGGCCACTCAGCAAAGTAGACAAACGGCATTGGCCTGCGCGGTGGGGATCTCCCTAGCGATTCTAATTCATACACTGCTGTCGCTTTTGGGTATAAGCTTGATGATAAAACAATCACCTGTCGCATACACGCTGGTGCAATTTATTGGGGTCAGTTATCTTGCTTGGATGGGCTTTCATGCTTTAAAGTCAGCTTGCATACATTTTTTGAACAATACGCCCATTAATCAAACTACTACAACTAATGATGTGGCAACAAAAACAGAACTCCACAATCAAAACATGAGCCACTTTGCTGGTTTTAAAATTGGACTATTAACCAATTTATTAAATCCTAAAGCACTGATATTTTTTATTACCCTATTTACGGTGCTTATCACCCCTGAAGTAGATGCCTATACCAAGGCTGCTGCAGCAAGCATTTTATTTTCTCTTTCTATATTATGGTTTAGTCTGTTAGCGTTAGTATTATCAAAACCGAAGATCCAACAACAATTACTAAAAGCGACCAATATCATTGATGCATTAGTCGGGATTATTTTTTTGTCCGTATCGATTACTATTTTTGTAGGGCTAATTAAAAGCTTGATATAA